A region of the Kaistia geumhonensis genome:
TGTCGAGCGTATCGCGTAGCGCCGCTAGCAGGATTGAGACCGTCGTCAGGCGCTGCTGACCGTCGATGATCAGATATTTGCTAACGCCTACCGGCACACTACGCGCCGGGACGGAGACTATCGTGCCCATGAAGTGCGCCGACTTTTCGTCAGCATCGTACTGAACGAGCATGTCGTCCCACAGAGTCTTCCAGTTTGGCAGGCGCCAGGAGTACGGGCGCTGGAACAGTGGAATCAGGTTCTGCTTTTCGCCATTGAAGTACTGGATAACCTGCGCTGGTGAAGCTTCCACGCATTCCCTCCCAATCAATTTCGATGACGACTAGCAGACGGGGCCAAATTCTTGCCCCAGGCTCGGCGCCATTGGCTCGACGATATCGGCGGAACGCGGATCGATTGATCGATATAAGGAAGGCTACGCCGAACTGAGAGCGCAGGCACGCACTTCGGCGGGTATCATATGATCCGTGTTCCATTTCGTACGAGAGCAGACATTCCGGACCTCAGCAATGGCTCGACTATAGATGTTTGCTCGTGTCCCCAAAACGAACGCTTTCCCGACGTCGTCTCCGCCAGTTTCATTGGAATTGACCGGGTTCCGGCCTCGGTCCGAAAACCGCGTCGGAATTCCACTGTCCGCAATACCTCCGTATCCCGAACGGCAAGGCGGCGGCCGCCCTCCCTCAGCGGCCGCCCCCATCCTTCCCTCCCCCTACTCCACCAGTTCGATATCCCCCGGCTTCCAGCTCTTGTCGAACCAGGGTTCCAGCGGGCCGTAGAGGCGGAGCAGCGTGTTCCAGCCCTTGCCGGGCATGGTCTGGACCCAGTTATCTTCCTGGCCTTCCGGCGCCTTGGGGCCGAACCAGATCGTCACCGATCCGTCGGCGCTGGTCTTGAGGTTCGGGTGGTTGCTGTCGACGCCGGCGGTCTTCTGGTCGGTCTCCAGCAGCGAGCGGGTCTCGTTGTCATAGACGACGAACGACCAGAACTCCTTGGCCGGCACCGGACCGGGCAGCGTCACCTTGTAGGTCTTGCCGCCATCGAGGACATTGCCCTTCGCGTCCTTGAACGAGCCGGCATAGGCCGAGCCGGAGCCGACCTTGGAATAGGCCATCGCCGGGGTGATGCCGGTCGCGTAGTAGAAGAACATCGCCTTCGCGTCGAGCAGCCGCGCTGCGCCGTCGAGGAACTGGTAGCTGCCGCCCACGAAGGGGGTGAACCACTGCCGGTCGGGGTAGAATTTCGTGCCCGGATCGCGGCTGTCGAAGAGGATCGTGCGCGCCGTCGCGTTGCCGACCGCCACCGCGTCGGCGAGGATCGTCTTCATCCGCTCGTCGGGGGCGAAGGGCTTGCCCTTGGCGATGCCGATCGAGGCGAAGAGGCCGACGAGGTCGGGCTCGACGAAGTCGGCCGGCTCGCGCTGCACCACCTCGTTCAGCTCGTCGTAGAAGCTCACGTCGTTTGCGCTGATCGTGTTGAATTTTGCGCCGGAAATGTTGACGAATGTCGCCTTCGGCGTTTCGCCGCTCTCGGTCGACGCGCCGAGCGGATGGATGTTCGTTCCCGCCTTGGCATGGGCGACGGACGCGGCGATGTCGCCGTCCTTCACGAAGACGCGGAAGAAGACGAGCAGCGTGTTGGTGCGCGGCTCCTTGACGAAATAGCCCTCCGCCGGGACCTCGCCCTTCCAGCCCGGCGGCAGGAAGAGATAGCGCCCGCCCTTGCCCGCATCCGGCCCCGTCAGCCCGATATCGGTCACCCAGCGGAAATAGCCGTCATCGACCGGGCCGAGCACGCCGGTCGGCACCTTGAGCACCGTCGGCCCGGCGGAAAGATCAATGCAGGCAAGGGCCTAGACGGTGGTCGTGTTCGGCGTCAGGAACAGCGTGCGCGCGTCCATCAGGCCTTCGGTGATGGCGACGCCCTGGTTCGCCTTGGCGCCGGCGGCCTCGAGGCCGTTGCAGACGGCGCGGACCGAGGTGGCCGGCATGCCCTCCATGAAGGCCTCGACGCCGCGCGAGAAATCGAGATTGTCGTAGACGAGCTTGACCGTCGCCGCGTCCGGCGCGCCATGCTTGAAGCGCAGCGTCCCCAGCCGCGTCTCGACGCTCTCGGGCGTCGTGATCTTGGCCGGGACGTCTGCGGAATAGGTCGGCGTCTCGGCCAGGGCCGAAGCCGCGCCGAGCAGCATCAGGCCCGCCGCGAGCGCGGCCGGCCGGCGGAGGAGTAATGTCGGATCCATCGTGATTTTCCCCGAGTTGATGGTCACGTGAATGCTAGGATGCCGGAGTTGCGCCGCCAATCTCACTTCGCGACAAAGGGCCGGGCAGCCATGCGCCCGGATCACGCCGGTGCCGGCGTCCGGCGCGTGCGTCGGCGATTGCTCGCGCCCCTAGTCCGCCCGCCGCCCCAGTTCCCGCATCTGCGCCAGCCAGCCGTTGCGCGTCTGCTCGCTCGCGCCCTCGACATTGCCGAAAAGTGTCTCGTGGATCGGCTTCATGCCCGTGAAGGCGAGGATATTTCGCTCCAGTCCCCGCACGCCATGGGCGCCGAAGAACCAGCGATAGATCATCGCCGGCATGCCCATGGTGACGACGACGCGGGCCGAGCGTCCGGCGAGCAGCTTCTTCGGGAAGCCGTTTTCCTGATAGGCGAAGGCCGTGCCCGGGCGGAAGACCTGCTCGAGAAAGGCCTTGAGCAGCGCTGGCATCGTGCCGAGCCACAGCGGGAAGACGAGCACGACATGGTCGGCGGCGAGCAGCGCCTCGGCCGCCGCGGTCAGCCCCTCGGGAACGGCGCCGTGCTCGAACTCCTGCTGCGAGCGCAGGAAGGGGATGTCGAGGCTCGCGAGGCGGATCACCGACGCGTCATGGCCGGCGGCGGCAGCGCCCTCGGCATAGGCCGCCGCGAGCGCGTGGCAGAGTCGGCCCTCCGCCGCATCGGGATGGCCGTCGATGATGAGAATGCGCTTCGCCATGGTGTTGCTCCGCCGCGCGTCTTGAGGCGGGGAAACCATGGCGGAGCGCCAGCCAGGCGCCTTGATCGCGATCAACCGGCGATCCTGGCGCGCGGGGATGAGGCCCTCCCCGTCGGCCGGGCTTCAGGCGAAGCCGACCACCGCATGCGGCACATAGGGCGCCTCGAGCTCGCTGAGCTCGTAGTCGTCGAGCCTCACCGAAAGAGCGGCTGCGGCATCGTCGAGATGCTCCACCTTGGTGGCGCCGACGATCGGGGCCGCGACGGGGGACTTCTGAAGCACCCAGGCGAGCGCGACCTGCGCACGCGGAATGCCGCGCTCCGCCGCCACATGCGCCACGGCCTCGACCACCTTCCGGTCGGCGTCGGCCGTCTTGTCGTAGAGGCTCTTGCCGAATTCGTCTTTCTCGCCGCGGGCCGTCGCGGTGTCCCAGTCGCGCGTCAGGCGGCCGCGGGCGAGCGGGCTCCAGGGAATGACGCCGATGCCCTCCGAGACGCAGAGCGGCAGCATCTCGCGCTCTTCCTCGCGATAGAGCAGGTTGACGTAATTCTGCATCGAGACGAAGCGGGTCCAGCCGTTCTTCTCCTGCAGCGCCAGCATCTTGGCGAACTGCCAGGCGAACATCGACGAGGCGCCGATATAGCGGGCCTTGCCGGCGCGCACGACATCCTCGAGCGCTTCCAGCGTTTCCTCGATCGGCGTCGCGTAGTCGAAGCGATGCACCTGGTAGAGATCGACATAGTCGGTGCCGAGCCGGCGCAGGCTGTTGTCGATCTCGGAGAGGATCGCCTTCCTCGAAAGGCCGGCGCCGTTCGGCCCGGGGCGCATGCGGCCATAGACCTTGGTGGCGATCACCACCTCGTCGCGCCTGGCGAACTCCTTGAGCGCGCGGCCGAGAATCTCCTCGCTGGTCCCCTCCGAATAACCGTTGGCCGTATCGAAGAAATTGATGCCGAGGTCGAGCGCCTTGCGGATGAAGGGGCGGCTCTGATCCTCCGGCAGCGTCCAGCTGTGGGTGCCGCGGGCCGGATCGCCATAGCTCATGCAGCCGAGGCAGATGCGCGAGACTTCGAGGCCGGTGCGGCCGAGACGCGTGTAGTCCATGGGGTCCTCCGGGAATGCGGAAAGGCTGGGGCCGCCAGGCGGCCGGGCGGGGAGCGCGCGGCGGAGGCGGCGCGATCGTATCGATTCAAAGCCTAGCCCAGCCTCGGGCTGTGCGGCAGCCCATAATTTCGTGAGCAGACGGATCGCGCGGGATCTGGAGGCGGGCTGGACGACCATTCGTGAGGCTTCGGCAAGGTTTCGCCGCTAGGGTATCCCGGCCCTCTCCCCGGAAGGCCGTCATGCACCAGCGTCCCTTGCCGGCCGCCGAAGCGGACCTGCTCGATCACGCCCTTGTCCGGCGTTCGGTGCGGCTCGCTTTCCCGCCGGCGCTCGAACGGCGCTACGAGGCCGAGACGCGGCGGCAGCGCTGTCGCCACCTCTCCCTGCGCCTCGCCATCGCCGTCGCCATGTTCGATCTCTTCATCCTGAACGACGCGGTGATGCTGCCGGATGTGCTCGCGCTGTCGGCAGCGCTGCGCTTCGTGGTCACCGGCCTCGGCATCGCCGTCCTCGCGCTGCTGCGCCGCGATCCGCCGCCCTTCGCGCGGGAAGGCGCGGTGGCGGTCTTCGTACTCGTCGCCGCGGCAACGCTGACGCTGATGATGCTTCTGTCCGATGCGCCCTATCGCGAACATCTCTCCTATGGGCAGCTCCTGGTGGTGATGTATACCGCGACAGTGCTGAGGCTGCGCTTCCCATTCACCCTCGCCATCTGCGCGGCCTGCTTCGCGCTGCATGTCGTCGCGATCACCGAGCTACAGGGCGTGCCCCCGCAGATCGCCCTGCACACCAGCGGCCTCGTGCTGGCGACAGCGATCTTCGCGCTGCTCGCCTGCTGGTCGCTCGAGCGCGAGGAGCGCATCATCTATCTGCAGGGCCTCGCGCAGCAGCGACAGGCCGAGGCGCTCGAGCGCCTGTCGCTCGCCGATCCGCTGACGGGCCGCGGCAATCGCCGTGCGATCGACCGCAGCCTCGCATCGCTCGCCTCGTCGGGCGGGCCCATCGGTGTCCTGATCGCCGATATCGATCACTTCAAGGCCTTCAACGACCATCACGGCCATCTGGCGGGCGACGACTGCATCCGCCGCGTGGCGGCGCTCATCGGAGAGGCCGGCGGCAATCACGCGGAGCTTTACCGCTTCGGCGGCGAGGAGTTCCTCGTCCTGCTGCCCGGGGCGGACCACGAGCAGGCGGCCGGCGTGGCCGAGGCGATGCGGCGCGCGGTCGAGACGGCGCGCATCGCGCATGGCGCGCTCCCGGCGGGAGGCGTCGTGACGGCCAGCTTCGGCGTCGCAGCGGGTCCGGCGGAGCGCACGCGCCAGCTGATCGACGAGGCTGACGCGGCGCTCTATCGCGCAAAGCGCGGCGGGCGTAACCGCATCGAGCCCGGCGAGACTAGTCCGGCCGCTCGCCCGGCCAGGTGACGACGAAGTCTTCGTATTCCTCGACCGGGATATCGGCTTCGCTTACCGTGCGCCCTGCCACCGAGATGCCGGCTTCGTGCACGGTCTCGGGATCACCCGAGACGAGCGGATGCCACCAATAGAGGTCGCGCCCTTCGGCCACGAGGCGGTAGCCGCAGGTCGCCGGCAGCCAGGTGAGCGTGCGCACGGCATGCGGGTCGAGCGGGATGCAGTCCGGCACGCGGGTCGTCCGGTTGGGGTAGTCGGCGCAGCGGCAGCTCTCGTCGTCGAGCAGCTCGCAGGCGATCGCCGTCCAGACGATCTCGCCAGTGTCCCAGTCCTCCAGCTTGTTGAGGCAGCAACGCGCGCAGCCGTCGCAGAGCGATTCCCACTCTTCGCTGCTCATCTCCTCGAGCGTCAGGCGCTTCCAGAACGGGCTTTCGGCGCCACCGGTCTCTCCGCTGCTTTGAACGGGCATGAGAGTTGCGTATCCTTGATCGAACCTCTGCGACCGGGAGGTCCTAGCAGTTTTCCGTTCCGATTTGGAACGGGTTCTGCGAGCCGGCCCGGCGCTTGTGCTGGAACAGGCCGTGCCGCGCATTCTGGACTCTATCATGGCCTGGCCGATCTTTGCGCGCCGGCGTGGCAAGGGGAGGCTCGCCCCGCTGGAGCCGGGCGCGTCGGAGAAGCCGGCCGGCGAGATCGTCCGCTCGCTGCGGGGCAGCGATGCGCCCTCTGCCCTGCCCGCTCCGCCACAATCGCAGCCGACGGCCGAACGCCCGGCGTCCGGCCAGCCGATGCTCGGGCGCCGCGGCGGTCTGAGGCTGATCGAGATCGACGCGCTCATCGATTCGGGCGTCTACAATCTCTGGCGCGACGTCTCCGAGGCGGCCGAAGCCGCGTCCCGCTTCATGCGTCGCTTCCGCGTCAGCGGGCTTCTCCGCGTTCCGGTCGAGCTGCTCGGCGACGGACTGACGCTCGGTGCCGGAGCCGGCGTCGTGCTCCTGACCCTCGCGCTGCCGGCCTTCGATGCGACGCGGGGCGACTGGATGGCCCAGCAGGACTACTCCGTCACCTTTCTCGACCGCTACGGCACCGAGATCGGCAAGCGCGGTGTACGCCATTCCGATGCCGTCGCGCTCGAGCAGATGCCGGACAGCCTCATCAAGGCGACGCTCGCCACCGAGGACCGCCGGTTCTATTCGCATTTCGGCATCGACATCGTCGGCACCTCGCGCGCGCTGTTCGAAAACCTGCGCTCCGACGACGTCGTCCAGGGCGGCTCGTCGATCACCCAGCAGCTCGCGAAGAACCTCTTCCTCTCCAACGAGCGAACCTTCGATCGCAAGATCAAGGAGGCCTTTCTCGCGATCTGGCTGGAGGCGAACCTCTCCAAGCACGATATCCTGCAGCTCTATCTGGATCGCGCCTATATGGGCGGCGGTACTTTCGGCGCCGCCGCGGCGGCCGAGTTCTATTTCGGCAAGAAGGTCACCGACCTCGACCTCGCCGAATCCGCGATGCTGGCCGGCCTCTACAAGGCGCCGGCCCGCTATGCGCCGCATGTGAACCTGCCCGCTGCCCGCGCCCGCGCCAACCAGGTGCTGACCAACATGGTGGATGCCGGCTTCATGACGGAGGGGCAGGTGCTGGCCGCCCGCCGCGTCCCCGCCGACGTCGTGCGCAAGGATGCCGGCGAGGCGCCGGACTTCTTCCTCGACTGGGCCTTCGAGGAGGTGAAGCGGCAGGTGCCGGACGGTGATCGCAGCCTCATCGTGCGCAGCACGGTCGATCCCGGACTGGAGCGCGTGGTCGACGACGCGGTCGAGAGCACGCTGCGCGAGTCCGGCGAGCGCTACCGCGTTTCGCAGGCGGCGATGGTCGTGGCCGAGCCGGACGGCGCCGTCAGGGCCATGGCAGGCGGGCGTGACTATGGCGAGAGCCAGTTCAACCGCGCCACCGGTGCCCTTCGCCAGCCGGGATCTTCCTTCAAGCCCTTTGTCTATGCCGCCGCCGTCCGGGACGGCTACACGCCGGAGACGATCGTCAAGGACGCCCCGATTTCGATCGGCAACTGGTCGCCCAAGAATTACGGCGGCCGCTTCATGGGCAACATCTCGCTGACGACGGCGCTCATCCACTCGCTCAACACCGTCGCGGTGCGCCTCGCCGGCGCGGTCGGCCGCGACACCATCATCGAGCTCGCCCATCGCATGGGCATCACCACGAAGATCCTCAACACCAAGTCGCTGCCGCTCGGCGCCACCGAGGTCACGGTGCTGGACATGACCGGGGCCTATGCGGTCTTCGCCAATGGCGGCTTCCGGGCGCGGCCCTATGCCTTCACGCAGATCGTCAACAGCGCGGGCGACCTCGTCTACGATCGCAAGCGCGACGCATCGCCCCCTGAGCGGGTGCTTGATGCCGACACGGTCGCCAAGATGAACTTCATGCTCTCGCAGGTGCCCGAGCGCGGCACGGGGCGCGCCGCCAAGCTGCAGGGCATCAAGACCGCCGGCAAGACCGGAACGACCAATGCCTATCGCGACGCCTGGTTCGTGGGCTTCACCGGCAACTATGTCGGCGGCGTCTGGTTCGGCAACGACGACTTCACCTCGACGAACAAGGTGACCGGCGGGTCGCTGCCGGCGCAGACCTGGAACAAGGTGATGACAGCCGCGCACAACGGCGTCGCATTGAAGCCGATCCCCTATCTCGACGCCTCGCCGCAGGATGGCGAGCGCCCGGCCGCCGGCATCGCCGCGACGGGCGGCGAGAGCGACGCGCCGCTGGTCATGTCGGCGGCGACGACCGCGCGGCTGGTCATGTCGGCGGCGACGACCGCGCGGCTGGTCGAGATCGACCGCCTGTTCCAGGAAGCCGCCGCCCCCGCCGCGAGCCGGCGGACCGATCGGGGCCCCGCCCGGCCGATGCGCCAGACCGGCCTCGCCGACCTCACGCCAGCCACCGGTCGCCTCGTCTCGGTCGGCCGCTGAATCCACGCCGCCCCGACCGTTCGCTCGCCTCTTGAGCCTTTCACGGCGGCGGTCTATCCCGATCCCAACCTTCCCCCGGAGATGCAGACGTGACCGAACCTTTCGAACGCTTCGCGCCCGAGGCCCTCGCCGCTCGCCTGGATCCGGTCGTCGATGCCGCCATCGCCGAAGGGAGGATCGTCGGCGCCGTGCTGCTCGTCGCCCATGACGGCGTGCCGGTCTTCACGCGCGCCGCCGGCCATGCGGACCGCGAGGCCGGGGTCCCGACGCAGACGGACACGGTGTTCCGCCTCGCCTCGGTGACGAAGCCGATGGTGGCGGCGACCGCGCTGGCGCTGGTCGAGGACGGCATCCTGTCGCTCGACGATCCGGTGACCCGTTTCCTGCCCGCGTTCCGTCCGGCGCTCGCCGATGGCAGCGTTCCGGTCATCACCGTCCGCCATCTGCTGACGCATACCGCCGGCCTTCGCTACGGCTATGACGCATCGGCCGGCATCTGCGAGGGCCTCGCGGGGCCGCGGCTCGCCATGGCCGAAAACCTCGCGCGCATCGCCGCACAGCCCCTCGCCTTCGCGCCGGGCTCGGCCTTCCTCTATTCCGTCGCCATCGACGTGCTCGGCGGCCTCCTGGAGCAGGCGGCCGGCGCGAGCCTGCCCGAGCTCGTCGCCCGGAAGGTCACGGGGCCGCTCGGCCTTTCCGACACCGAGTTCCATCCCTCGAATCCCGACCGCCTCGCCACCGCCTATGCCGACGGCGCGCCGCGGGCGGTGCCGATGAGCGATCCCTGCACCGTGATGGGCACCGAGGGCGGGGTGACCTTCTCGCCGGGCCGTGCCTTCGACCGCGAGGCCTTCCCCTCCGGCGGCGCCGGCATGGTCGGAACGGCGCCCGATTTCCTGCGCTTTCTCGAGGCGGTGCGCCGCGGCGGCGCGCCGATCCTGTCACCGGAGAGCGTCGATCTTCTCGGCAGCAACGCCATCGGCTCCCTCTACACCGGCGTCGAAGGGCGCGGCTTCAGCCTCGGCTGGTCGATCCATCACACGCCCGCGGCGAGCGGGGCTCCCTATGGCCCCGGCAGCTGGCAGTGGGGCGGCGTCTACGGCCATTCCTGGTTCGTCGATCCCGCCAACCGCCTCTCCGTCGTCTCCTTCACCAATACCGCGCTGGCCGGTGTCGGAGGGGCCTATCCCGACGCCGTCCGCGATGCGGTCTATGGCTGAGAGGATCCGGACACGGGCGGCGCGAGTCGATCGCTGACCGGGCGGATCGTTCGGGATCGCATCTTGGCGAAGCATCGGCGCCGCCGGTATCCTCAGCCGTCCGCCAGGGGAAACGCGTGCGTCTTCTCGCCCATCTTCTCGTCGCGATCGCTGTCGCCCTCGCGACGGGCTTCGGCACGGCCTGGTGGATGCTGTCGGCGGGTCCGCCCTTCGGGGCCGTGCATCGCGGCGCCTGGGTGACGTGGCCGGAAGCCGGACGCGGCGAGGCCGATCCCTATTTCCGCGCCGTGCTGGCCCGGCGGGGTGTCGCGCCTCTCGGCTCGGGAGAGGGACTGACCTTCGTCGCGGCGCAGGACGATGCCGGCGCGGTGCTCGACGGCGGCTGCACCTACCGCATCGAGGGGACGGCGCCGCCCGCCCGGCTCTGGACGCTGACGGCGAGCGACACCGACGGACGGAGCTTCGTCAATCCCGCGGGCCGCGTCGGCTTTCATTCGCGCGAGATCCTGAGGCGCGAAGACGGCAGCTTCGTCATCACCCTCGCGCGGAACGTGCAGCCCGGGAACTGGCTTCCCGCCGGCGGCGGTCCGATCCTGCTGACGCTGCGCCTCTACGACACGCCCCTTTCCGAGAGCGGCGTCGAGGATGCGATCCTGCCGGCTTTGACCAGGGTGAGCTGTCCATGAAACGGCTGGCGCTCTATCTCATCGGCGGGCTGCTGCTCGGCGGCATCATCCATATCGCGGTGGTGCTCCTCGTCCCGCACTTCGCCACGCGCGATGCCTATGGCGCGCTCGCCCGCCTCGGCCCGGACGATGTCTTCCACGCGGTTCCCGCTGAGGGCGGCGATACGCCGATCGCCGGCCTCGACCCGCGTATGGCCTATGTCGCCTGCCGCTTTTCCCTCGCCGACCGGCCGCTCCATATCTTTGCGCCGATGACCGAGGACTTCTGGTCGGCCGCCGTGTTCGACGATCGCGGCAACAATCTCTACAGCCTGAATGACCGGACTGCGGGCCGCCGGGACCTCGATCTCGTCGTCGCGACACCGCTGCAGGTGCTCCGGCTGCGCGAGAACCCGCAACCAGCCCTGGACAACGCGATCGTGGTCGAACTTCCCATGACCGCCGGCTTCGTCATGCTCCGCGCCTTCGTCGGTGATCCGACGCTGGAGCCCCCGGTCAGCAAGGCGCTCGCCGAGGCCGACTGCACGGCAGGCTGACGTCACCCTCCCAGTTCATCGAACCGGTCGGCCGCGGCGCTTACACGCCCGCGCGCCCATTTCGCCGACGCGCCGATTCGCGTGGATCGAGCCGGACAAGGGTGCGATCGGACCGCTTAGTTCTGGCTCAGCAACATTTCGCAACAATTGGCAACTTAAAGCAACATTGGGACTTCTTGCGCACCGTTCATTGCCGAACAATAATTCAACGACTGTTCACGGTCAATTGATTGCAGAATGGCAAGTCGTTGATTTCCAATATCATTTCGCTTCCCTTACTATCTGTTCTAACAACGTCTGTCGCTTTTTTGTGACGCCCCGCCTCGATTCCGCTGCGGATCGGAACCTTACTATTCACGGTGATGCCGGGCGGGAGTTAGCTTGGGTTCAGCAGGTGACGAGCCTGCTCTGACGGCCAGTATGTCAGCGGCTCTGACGCTCACGGGCGGGGGAGAGGCAGACGGCCCAATCTAACTGGAGAACGACTATGAATCTGAAGACTCTTCTCCTTGGCTCTGCCGCCGCCATGCTCGTGGCCGGCAGCGCCCAGGCTGCGGATCTGACGGTCGCCGAGCCGGTCGACTACGTGAAGGTCTGCGACGCCTTCGGTTCGGGCTTCTTCTACTCGCCCGGCACCGACACCTGCATCAAGGTCGGCGGCTATGTGAAGTTCGGCACCGCCTTCGGCGACACCGACTTCGGCACCTACAACAGCTACTACCCGACCTCGAACTGGTCGAACTTCTACACGGAAGCTTCGGTTCAGCTCACCGCGTCGTCGGTCACCGAGTTCGGTAACCTGACGGGCTTCATCGACTACCGCGCCCAGACCGGCAACACCGGCAACTTCTCCTCGTCGGCTTCGCAGATCGTCAACTCCTCGACGAACTCCGCCTATGTCGACAGCGCGTGGCTGTCGATCGGGCCGATCAAGGCTGGTCGCTTCACCTCGCTGTTCGACTTCGGCCGCGGCTACACCGACACCGGCGCCTTCGGTTCGGACTCGACCGTCGACCACATCCAGGCGACCTATGCCGTCAACGGCTTCGGTCTCGCCCTGTCGATCGAAGACCAGCGTGACCGTGGCTCGGCTCCGGGCCTCGACGGCATCACCGACATCGACGGCGCCTATGCCTATGGCGGCCAGAGCAACATCCCGGACATCGTCGGTGCGGTCACCTACGCCTCGGGCATCTTCTCGGCCAAGTTCGCCGGCGCCTACGTGAACGCCGCCGTCGATCAGTCGGGCTCGGGCACGCTCCTCGACCCCTACAACTACGAGAAGAAGGACGGCTGGGCCGTCGGCGGCAGCCTCGAGTTCGCGCTCGACAGCTTCTCGCCGGGCGACAAGTTCTTCATCACCGGTGCCTATGGCGACAACGCCAACTCCTACACCGGCATCGCGGGCGGCACCTCGGTCGCCGGCACGGCCGCCAATCTTGGCACGCTCTACTACGCGGCGATCGCCCCCGGCTCCAGCTGGTCGGCCCTTGCTTCGTACAAGCATGTCTGGACGCCGGCCGTCTGGTCGGCCGTCTCGGGCGGCTACGCTTCGTATGACGGCGATGGCACCGAGTATGGCAACTACAACATCGACGCCTATCGCTTCGTCGCCTCGACCGGCTGGACGCCTGTCACGGGCCTCGACCTGATGCTCGACGGCCAGTACTCGCACCTCGACATCACGGACAATGGCGACGACAACGACGGCGACGTCTGGTCGGTCAACCTCTGGATGAAGCGCTCCTGGTAATTACCGGTCCACGGTAACAACAATAATCCTGACCTCCATCCCTTCACCCCGGGGATGACTTCGAGGCCCGTCGCAAGACGGGCCTCTTTTCATTGCGGGGTAAGGCGGCATCTCGCGACGAGCGAAAGCGCCCGAGCGCTGTCGCAGCGCCGGACGCTTATTGCTCGACGTTCCGGGAAATCTAGGGACGTGTCTTCGCGGGGGCGGACTTCGGCGCCGGCTGGGGGTCGGGGATCCGCTCGATGCGGACGCCGGAGAAGATCACGATCTCGCCACGAGGCTCGCCACGGCGCAGTGGTCGCGGGCGGCGCCTCGCATCGCTCGAAAAGGCCAACAGCGCTCCCATGCGGCCCTCCTTGCCGTATCCGCCGGCCGGACGCATGCCCGAGCCACGGCGGATGCCTTCGGCTCTTATGAAATTCATTAA
Encoded here:
- a CDS encoding DUF1214 domain-containing protein, giving the protein MRLLAHLLVAIAVALATGFGTAWWMLSAGPPFGAVHRGAWVTWPEAGRGEADPYFRAVLARRGVAPLGSGEGLTFVAAQDDAGAVLDGGCTYRIEGTAPPARLWTLTASDTDGRSFVNPAGRVGFHSREILRREDGSFVITLARNVQPGNWLPAGGGPILLTLRLYDTPLSESGVEDAILPALTRVSCP
- a CDS encoding DUF1254 domain-containing protein — translated: MKRLALYLIGGLLLGGIIHIAVVLLVPHFATRDAYGALARLGPDDVFHAVPAEGGDTPIAGLDPRMAYVACRFSLADRPLHIFAPMTEDFWSAAVFDDRGNNLYSLNDRTAGRRDLDLVVATPLQVLRLRENPQPALDNAIVVELPMTAGFVMLRAFVGDPTLEPPVSKALAEADCTAG
- a CDS encoding porin, giving the protein MNLKTLLLGSAAAMLVAGSAQAADLTVAEPVDYVKVCDAFGSGFFYSPGTDTCIKVGGYVKFGTAFGDTDFGTYNSYYPTSNWSNFYTEASVQLTASSVTEFGNLTGFIDYRAQTGNTGNFSSSASQIVNSSTNSAYVDSAWLSIGPIKAGRFTSLFDFGRGYTDTGAFGSDSTVDHIQATYAVNGFGLALSIEDQRDRGSAPGLDGITDIDGAYAYGGQSNIPDIVGAVTYASGIFSAKFAGAYVNAAVDQSGSGTLLDPYNYEKKDGWAVGGSLEFALDSFSPGDKFFITGAYGDNANSYTGIAGGTSVAGTAANLGTLYYAAIAPGSSWSALASYKHVWTPAVWSAVSGGYASYDGDGTEYGNYNIDAYRFVASTGWTPVTGLDLMLDGQYSHLDITDNGDDNDGDVWSVNLWMKRSW